GACCTCTGGATCAAGAACGTAACGATCAGGACCGGCCTGGTGGACACCTACTCCACACCGGTTCTGCTGGGCATGCTGGCTGCCGGTCGACTGCCCGCGGCTGCGATCGCGACCCATCGCTTCGAACTGGGACAGATCGAGGAGGCGTACGACGTGTTCTCACGCGCGGCCGACACGGGTGCGCTCAAGGTCGTGCTCGGTGGCCCTGAGCACAAGGACGTGGAACGCACGAGCTGACGCCCCTGCCGAGCCGGGCGCCTCGGCCGATGGCCCGTCACATCGGCATCAAGCGGATCAGTCGTCCGTCCCCGAGGGCTTGTCCGCTGTCGCCGGGGCGTCGCCGCCCAGAGCCCACTCGACATCCACGACGCCCGCAAAGGAAGGCGAAGGTGCCCAGGGGCACACCGAGCGCCAGTGCGCCGACGAGCGCGATGGCGGCCGCAATTGCATACAGGCCGTTCCGGTTGTTCCTCATGGCCGATCCTCCTCCGTGGGCGGGCGTCAGTGTTTGGTGAGGGGACTGGGGGAGCGCAGGGCCGCACGACGCCGCTGGTACTCCTCTTCGTCGATGTCGCCGCGGGCGAACCGCTCGGCGAGCAGCTGCTCGGGCGAGGGCCCGGCGTGCCACCGCCATGCTCTGGCCGGGCGGCCGCTGTGGCTGTTCAGCAGCGGCCCCCTCGACCCGTCGGCGCTGGAACGGGATTTCCCTGCCGTGCGCGGCGTCCGCCAAGTCGAGCGTCGACTGGGAGCGCTGGAGCACGTCACGTTCGGCGGACGGCCGGCGGACGGAGCGCGAGGACGCATCGCCCGGGTGATCCTGGAGGAGGACGGCGACGACTGCCGCGACTAAAAACGGATTGCCCTGTGGGCCGAAAGCATCGCCGCCTGCCTGACCGCGACACCAAAGCGGGGCAGAACTGGGCCTGTCGGGCCGCGGACAGGGCCGCCCGGCCCTTCCCCAGCGCCGATCGGGTGACTGAAGCTGAGCACAGACAGCGGCCCCGCAGGAGAAACCGGCGAGTGCGGCCCGGACGGCTCACCGGTCATCAGCGAGGAAGCCGCGCGCTCGAAACGGAGGCCCAGCAATGAGCACCCCCTCCCCCACCCGTATGACCGCCGTTCTGTCCCCCGAGCACCGTGCCCGGCTGCTGGGCATCACCCGGGACGTCAAATTCCCTGAGGGGACCCGCATCTTCGAAGAAGGCCGCCCCGCCGACCGGTTCTGGATCATCCAGTCCGGCACTATCACTCTCGACATCCAAGTTCCGGGACGGCGCCCGGCAGTGATCGAGAACCTGGGCTTCGGTGAACTCGTGGGCTGGTCCTGGCTGTTCTCACCGTATGTGTGGCAGTTCGGCGCCGAGGCCATGACACCCGTACGCGCTCAGGAGTTCGACGCGTCGACGGTGCGGATGATGATGGATGCCGACCCTGCCTTCGGCTCCGCGATCGGACACTGGGTCGGCAGGGTGCTTGCTCACCGGCTGCATGCCGCCCGTATCCGCCTGCTCGATCTGTACGCGCCTCACGGCAGCGGCATGACTCTGTGACCGGCGTCCGGGAGGCCCGCCATGCCCGATTCCCCGCACACAGTGAGCGATGTCATGACTCACACCGCAGTCGCGGTGGGGCGCCATGCGACCTATAAGGAGATCGTGGAGCTGATGGAGCAGTGGCAGGTCAGTGCTTTGCCGGTGCTGGAGGGCGAGAGCCGTGTGATCGGCGTGGTCTCGGAGGCCGATCTGCTCCCCAAGGAGGAGTACCGCCTCGACAACCCCGCACAGGCAGACCGGCCGCTGTCCGACATGGCGAAGGCGAGGGCGGTCTCCGCAGAGGAGCTGATGTCGAGCCCGGCCATCACCGTTCACGCGAGCGCCACGGTCGCCGAGGCCGCACGCATCATGGCGCGCCGTCGCGTCAAGCGCCTGCCCGTGGTCGACGAGGTCGGCCTGCTGGAAGGTGTCGTCAGCCGCAGCGACCTGCTGAAGGTGTTCCTCAGGCCCGACGAGGCCATCGCCGACGAGATCCGTCGTACCGTCATCCAGCACTTTCCGCCCGCGGCACAAGTGGAAGTCTCCGTCACCGACGGCGTGGTCACCCTTCACGGCAACCTCAGGGACCGGGCGCTGGTCTCCCTGCTTGCCCGGGCCGCCCGCGCGGTCGAAGGTGTCGTGAACGTCCGCCTGAGCCGCAACAACCAGGCACCCGCAGCGCCCTGAGGCATCAGCACGACAACCTCGGTCCGGGCACGTCAAGGCGAAAAGGGCCCATCCGCTTCTCGCGGATCCTGATTGCGTGGTGCACGGCCACGAGCCGCTTCTCCACGTCCTCGTCAGGGCCCTTTCCGTCAATTCCATGGAAACACGGGGCGTGCGCTGCTGCCAGGGCCGAACAGTCCCACCTTCGGTGCCGTTCGGCCCCACCTCTCCCATACCGCTTGACGACTACTGCTTGACGACCAACCGCCGCAGCCATGGCTGCCTGCTGAGCCTGGCGGCGGCGAAACCGGCCAGACCCATGACCGCGGCCACAGCGACATCCGTCCCGCCGAGCGGCTCGGTCTCAAGTACCGAACGCAGGAACGGTACATACAGAGCCGCCGCCGCGAGACCGGCCGAGGCGAGCACCGCCGCCGGCAGGAAGAGGTTTTCCCGCGTGAGAAGGCGGTCCCGCAGCCCCATGACGACCCCGAGCTGTGCGGCCAGCAGGGACAGGAACAGCACGCTCTGCCAGGGGGCATCCACGGCACGGGCCGAGAGGCCTGCAGCGAGGCTTGCCATGGTGACCACGGCTGCGAGGAAGAGCACCCGTTGCCACAGGCCGTGCCCCAACACGTGCTGATGCGGCGGGCGCGGGGGCCGGTGCATGGCGCGCGGGGACACTGGCTCTGCCCCCATCGCCACCCCGGTCAGACCATGGGTGAGGAGATTGATCCACAGGATCTGCCCCGCCCTCAGCGGCAGTGACAATCCGAGCAGGGGGCCGACGAGCATCACCAGGATCTCTGCGGTGCCCCCGGCGAGTCCGTAGACGAGGAAGCGCCGGATGTTGTCATACACGCGGCG
This portion of the Streptomyces sp. NBC_01750 genome encodes:
- a CDS encoding CBS domain-containing protein, producing MPDSPHTVSDVMTHTAVAVGRHATYKEIVELMEQWQVSALPVLEGESRVIGVVSEADLLPKEEYRLDNPAQADRPLSDMAKARAVSAEELMSSPAITVHASATVAEAARIMARRRVKRLPVVDEVGLLEGVVSRSDLLKVFLRPDEAIADEIRRTVIQHFPPAAQVEVSVTDGVVTLHGNLRDRALVSLLARAARAVEGVVNVRLSRNNQAPAAP
- a CDS encoding SHOCT domain-containing protein is translated as MLAERFARGDIDEEEYQRRRAALRSPSPLTKH
- a CDS encoding Crp/Fnr family transcriptional regulator, with translation MSTPSPTRMTAVLSPEHRARLLGITRDVKFPEGTRIFEEGRPADRFWIIQSGTITLDIQVPGRRPAVIENLGFGELVGWSWLFSPYVWQFGAEAMTPVRAQEFDASTVRMMMDADPAFGSAIGHWVGRVLAHRLHAARIRLLDLYAPHGSGMTL